From the genome of Pelmatolapia mariae isolate MD_Pm_ZW linkage group LG12, Pm_UMD_F_2, whole genome shotgun sequence, one region includes:
- the asb6 gene encoding ankyrin repeat and SOCS box protein 6 → MPFLHGFRRIIYEYQPLVDAVMCVIGLEERDDIGEERSSEEESAISRSLVELLEQESQSEVFVEGISYALFKMAERGLVQPAKILLRYGADLNFEDPVSYYNPLHIAVLRNRPNMVKLLAGQGADIEKRDRIHESSPLDLASEESERLPCLLALLDLGADVNARDKHGKTPLLHALASSDGITVHNTENIQLLLERGADVRAATVDGETVESSLVFLVKEALEASVEDAAQIGNFCLKTTQLLLAHGVDPSCCLNEDGEPSLTQTSLEYFDLLFPLAVLLIQSGASLVCSNHSDSCWSGYSLLFQRLQTALQQCSDQTHAAELLEQAEMLLDLVKVHNPTLHLSCGLQLPMPGQESHLYAQALLNLHKHVAEREASPPALRCLCRAFIRNRLKPWPLEDRVKALPLPDRLKYFLLPEHTYTPKSGWDCFKPQQSQR, encoded by the exons ATGCCTTTCCTCCATGGATTTCGCAGGATAATTTATGAGTATCAGCCGCTGGTAGATGCTGTCATGTGTGTTATTGGACTGGAAGAACGAGATGACATTGGCGAGGAAAG GAGTTCTGAGGAAGAATCCGCAATTTCTAGGTCTCTGGTGGAGCTTCTGGAGCAAGAATCCCAGTCAGAGGTGTTTGTGGAGGGGATCAGCTATGCCCTGTTCAAAATGGCAGAGCGGGGTCTGGTGCAGCCAGCAAAAATCCTCCTACGCTACGGAGCTGATCTCAACTTTGAAG ACCCAGTTTCATACTACAATCCACTACACATAGCAGTTTTGAGGAACAGGCCAAACATGGTGAAGCTGCTGGCCGGGCAGGGAGCAGACATTGAAAAGAGGGACAGA ATCCATGAGAGCAGTCCCTTGGACCTTGCCAGTGAGGAGTCAGAGAGACTGCCCTGCCTGCTCGCCTTGCTGGACCTGGGTGCTGATGTGAATGCAAGGGATAAACACG GGAAAACACCTTTGCTCCATGCCTTGGCGAGCAGCGATGGAATCACCGTGCACAACACGGAGAACATCCAGCTGCTACTTGAGAGAG GTGCTGACGTTCGTGCTGCGACTGTAGACGGTGAAACAGTCGAGTCGTCGTTGGTGTTTCTGGTGAAGGAGGCGCTGGAGGCTTCGGTGGAGGATGCTGCTCAGATTGGTAACTTCTGCCTGAAAACCACACAGCTACTGCTGGCTCACGGCGTGGACCCCAGCTGCTGTCTGAATGAGGATGGCGAGCCCTCCCTGACGCAGACGAGCCTGGAGTACTTTGACCTGCTCTTCCCCTTGGCTGTGCTCTTAATTCAGAGCGGCGCGTCTTTGGTTTGCTCCAATCACAGTGACTCCTGTTGGTCAGGTTATAGCCTTCTTTTCCAGAGGCTCCAAACAGCCCTGCAGCAGTGCTCTGATCAAACTCACGCAGCCGAGCTCTTGGAGCAGGCAGAGATGTTGCTCGACCTGGTAAAGGTTCACAACCCCACGCTGCATCTCTCTTGCGGGCTGCAGCTCCCCATGCCTGGTCAGGAGTCTCACCTGTACGCTCAGGCTCTACTAAACCTGCACAAGCACGTAGCAGAGCGTGAAGCAAGCCCCCCTGCTCTGCGATGCCTCTGTAGGGCATTTATAAGGAACCGCCTGAAGCCCTGGCCACTGGAAGACAGAGTCAAAGCCTTACCACTACCAGACAGACTCAAATACTTTCTTCTTCCCGAGCACACGTACACTCCAAAGTCTGGCTGGGACTGCTTCAAGCCCCAGCAGAGCCAGCGCTGA